A section of the Streptomyces sp. NBC_00178 genome encodes:
- a CDS encoding acyl-CoA dehydrogenase → MTTSEERIDALEQAFGPLDDPANPLGTAGLLAADAAGEVLPEAERLLDAFDLNAEFVPADVGGRLERMDVLGRLLRPVFRRDASLGFGYGLNCFFATAPVWTAGDPDQRRHAARLLLDGRRVAVARHEVAHGNDFVRDEFTARPVPGGLVLDGSKSAIANASRATGLVVFARTEGAERGRSHTVLLLDRDELPAERVEDLARRTTTGMRSAEFGGLRISECPVPSDAVLGAVGDGYELSLRSSLLIRGLIPSIVLAGADTALRTVARFANRTRADGRSSLDVQHVRDVITGGFLDLLVIDCLALVATRALHLLPRQMSAYAAAAAYLAPKLVAESMDEMSSVLGEETFAQDGAYGMFQKQRRDLPVTSLGHAGSAGRQVSILPQLPYFARHAWFADPEPPPSLFRPHEPLPPLDLSQPALLGDGDPLAATLVACTDLLEAVGGQGEEGDGGPPLRFLARALTGELVELKKAFEKVPEGDREALSSPYSFGLADRYTLVLAGAAALGVWREQRHAGPGRTDSFLASPAWATAVLYRLVRRLGLPLPDRPEGCERLVLDEAMARLHNRRSYDLYSSPLA, encoded by the coding sequence ATGACCACATCGGAGGAGCGGATCGACGCCCTGGAGCAGGCGTTCGGCCCCCTCGACGACCCGGCCAACCCGCTCGGCACGGCCGGGCTGCTCGCCGCCGACGCGGCGGGCGAGGTACTGCCCGAGGCCGAACGCCTCCTGGACGCCTTCGACCTCAACGCCGAGTTCGTCCCCGCGGACGTGGGCGGCCGGCTGGAGCGCATGGACGTGCTCGGCCGGCTCCTGCGTCCCGTCTTCCGGCGCGACGCGTCCCTCGGCTTCGGCTACGGACTCAACTGCTTCTTCGCCACCGCCCCCGTGTGGACCGCGGGCGACCCGGACCAGCGCAGGCACGCCGCCCGGCTGCTCCTGGACGGCCGCCGCGTGGCGGTCGCCCGCCACGAGGTCGCGCACGGCAACGACTTCGTGCGCGACGAGTTCACCGCCCGCCCCGTCCCCGGCGGGCTGGTCCTCGACGGCAGCAAGTCCGCCATCGCCAACGCCTCCCGCGCCACCGGCCTGGTCGTGTTCGCCCGCACCGAGGGCGCCGAGCGCGGCCGCAGCCACACGGTCCTGCTGCTCGACCGGGACGAACTGCCCGCCGAGCGGGTCGAGGACCTGGCCCGGCGCACCACCACCGGAATGCGCAGCGCCGAGTTCGGCGGCCTGCGGATCAGCGAGTGCCCCGTACCGTCGGACGCGGTGCTGGGCGCCGTCGGCGACGGCTACGAGCTGTCCCTGCGCTCCTCCCTCCTCATCCGCGGGCTGATCCCGTCCATCGTCCTGGCGGGCGCGGACACCGCGCTGCGCACCGTCGCCCGGTTCGCCAACCGCACCCGCGCCGACGGCCGCTCCTCGCTGGACGTCCAGCACGTGCGCGACGTGATCACCGGCGGTTTCCTGGACCTGCTGGTCATCGACTGCCTCGCCCTGGTGGCCACCAGGGCGCTGCACCTGCTGCCCCGCCAGATGAGCGCCTACGCGGCGGCCGCCGCCTACCTGGCGCCCAAACTCGTCGCCGAGAGCATGGACGAGATGTCCTCGGTGCTGGGCGAGGAGACGTTCGCCCAGGACGGGGCGTACGGCATGTTCCAGAAGCAGCGGCGGGACCTTCCGGTGACCTCGCTGGGACACGCGGGAAGCGCGGGCCGGCAGGTCAGCATCCTTCCCCAGCTGCCCTACTTCGCCCGGCACGCCTGGTTCGCCGACCCCGAGCCGCCCCCCTCGCTGTTCCGTCCGCACGAGCCGCTGCCGCCGCTGGACCTGTCCCAGCCGGCGCTGCTCGGTGACGGCGACCCGCTCGCCGCGACCCTGGTCGCCTGCACCGACCTGCTCGAAGCGGTCGGCGGGCAGGGCGAGGAGGGGGACGGCGGCCCGCCGCTGCGCTTTCTGGCCAGGGCGCTCACCGGCGAGCTCGTCGAGCTGAAGAAGGCCTTCGAGAAGGTGCCCGAGGGTGACCGGGAGGCGCTGTCGAGCCCGTACAGCTTCGGCCTGGCCGACCGCTACACCCTCGTGCTCGCGGGCGCGGCCGCGCTCGGCGTGTGGCGCGAGCAGCGGCACGCCGGGCCCGGGCGCACCGACTCGTTCCTGGCGTCCCCCGCCTGGGCGACCGCGGTGCTGTACCGGCTCGTCAGACGGCTCGGGCTCCCCCTGCCCGACCGTCCGGAGGGCTGCGAGCGGCTGGTGCTGGACGAGGCCATGGCCCGGCTGCACAACCGCCGCAGTTACGACCTCTACAGCTCGCCGCTCGCCTGA
- a CDS encoding acyltransferase domain-containing protein, giving the protein MQDQPPRAQDDFAVAHREWLTERVAHYLGRPVDDTVSLAQEGLDSVAGLSLYGDIEEEFGSLIEPEDIWAYPTLRQLADFLAMRDVNRGGSKVRAAFVFTGQGSQHPGMTSGLYLNSTGYRAFLDEADAAITPWTKQSVVKMILADDPGIHRTAMTQPALFAVEYALARTLEEAGVHPVAVLGHGIGEFAAATVAGALTLADAAKLVSMRGAFMQYLPPGGGMMATCVTPYEAAELVAAEPAVGISAINAAKAVVLSGDKAALERIEARLEERGVPCRHLAVSHAFHSPLMAPVVAKFEAIVRRMPGGAARVPFYSTVYGRLATEPLHAPYWTEQITAPVRFADAARSLLAQQTPTHVVEIGPQAVLKPYLRRMGGGRRGPVCLPVCQGPASDAVDLAGVISALDAGPLAAALSGA; this is encoded by the coding sequence ATGCAGGACCAACCCCCGCGCGCACAGGACGACTTCGCGGTGGCCCACCGCGAATGGCTCACCGAACGGGTCGCCCACTACCTCGGCCGGCCGGTGGACGACACCGTGTCGCTCGCCCAGGAGGGCCTCGACTCGGTGGCGGGCCTCAGCCTCTACGGCGACATCGAGGAGGAGTTCGGCTCCCTCATCGAGCCCGAGGACATCTGGGCCTACCCGACGCTCCGGCAGCTCGCGGACTTCCTGGCCATGCGGGACGTGAACCGGGGCGGCAGCAAGGTCCGCGCCGCGTTCGTCTTCACCGGCCAGGGCTCCCAGCACCCGGGCATGACCTCCGGGCTCTACCTGAACTCGACCGGCTACCGCGCCTTCCTGGACGAGGCGGACGCCGCGATCACCCCGTGGACCAAGCAGTCCGTGGTGAAGATGATCCTCGCCGACGACCCGGGCATCCACCGCACCGCGATGACGCAGCCCGCCCTGTTCGCCGTCGAGTACGCCCTCGCCCGCACCCTGGAGGAGGCCGGCGTGCACCCGGTGGCCGTCCTCGGCCACGGCATCGGTGAGTTCGCCGCGGCGACCGTCGCCGGCGCGCTCACCCTGGCCGACGCGGCGAAACTGGTGTCCATGCGGGGCGCCTTCATGCAGTACCTGCCGCCCGGCGGCGGCATGATGGCCACCTGTGTGACCCCCTACGAGGCCGCCGAACTCGTCGCCGCCGAACCGGCCGTGGGCATCAGCGCCATCAACGCGGCGAAGGCCGTCGTCCTCTCGGGCGACAAGGCGGCGCTGGAGCGCATCGAGGCACGGCTGGAGGAGCGCGGCGTGCCCTGCCGGCACCTCGCCGTGTCGCACGCCTTCCACTCGCCGCTGATGGCCCCCGTCGTCGCCAAGTTCGAGGCGATCGTCCGGCGGATGCCCGGCGGAGCGGCCCGGGTGCCGTTCTACTCGACGGTGTACGGCCGGCTGGCCACCGAGCCGCTCCACGCCCCGTACTGGACCGAGCAGATCACCGCGCCCGTCCGGTTCGCCGACGCCGCGCGCAGCCTGCTCGCGCAGCAGACACCCACGCACGTCGTCGAGATCGGCCCGCAGGCCGTCCTCAAGCCGTACCTGCGGCGGATGGGCGGCGGCCGCCGCGGCCCCGTGTGCCTGCCCGTGTGCCAGGGGCCGGCGAGCGACGCCGTGGACCTGGCAGGGGTGATCTCAGCCCTCGACGCCGGGCCGCTGGCCGCGGCTCTCTCCGGAGCCTGA
- a CDS encoding 4'-phosphopantetheinyl transferase family protein has product MGRLLLAEGPDGPWEGLHEELSRTGSVVLYATMPAWQPRGGTESDLRRRLGRDWRRYETITQPRIRERFVASRLFLRQTAAAALRTAPDLVDLAYQPGGRPYVRGCDQIDVSLSHTEEMMVVGLTRRGRIGVDVERADRRLAHTGSERQACTPYEKERLDAGGEEARNDTMVRLWTLKEAYSKALGQGLRFRFTEFGFALDGASSRLVRPDGSPVPGGEWQFVTRPAGEGYVVSAAVCDTGFGELSDLSVGTTLDAGMLDALMGAPGAGRPAPPKSLPGDL; this is encoded by the coding sequence GTGGGACGCCTGCTGCTCGCCGAAGGCCCGGACGGCCCCTGGGAGGGGCTCCACGAGGAGCTGTCCCGTACCGGCAGCGTCGTGCTGTACGCGACGATGCCCGCCTGGCAGCCGCGCGGCGGCACCGAGTCGGACCTGCGCCGCCGGCTCGGCCGTGACTGGCGCCGCTACGAGACGATCACCCAGCCGCGCATCCGGGAACGGTTCGTCGCCTCCCGGCTGTTCCTGCGGCAGACCGCGGCGGCCGCGCTGCGGACAGCCCCGGACCTGGTCGACCTGGCGTACCAGCCGGGCGGGCGGCCGTACGTGCGGGGCTGCGACCAGATCGACGTCAGCCTCAGCCACACCGAGGAGATGATGGTCGTCGGCCTCACCCGCAGGGGCCGCATCGGTGTCGACGTGGAGCGGGCGGACCGGCGGCTCGCGCACACCGGTTCCGAGCGCCAGGCGTGCACCCCGTACGAGAAGGAGCGGCTGGACGCCGGCGGCGAGGAGGCCCGCAACGACACGATGGTGCGGCTCTGGACCCTCAAGGAGGCGTACAGCAAGGCACTCGGCCAGGGGCTGCGCTTCCGGTTCACCGAGTTCGGCTTCGCCCTGGACGGCGCGTCCAGCCGGCTGGTGCGCCCGGACGGGTCGCCCGTGCCCGGCGGGGAGTGGCAGTTCGTGACCCGTCCGGCGGGGGAGGGGTACGTCGTCAGCGCGGCGGTGTGCGACACCGGCTTCGGTGAACTGTCGGACCTGTCGGTCGGCACCACCCTGGACGCCGGGATGCTCGACGCCCTGATGGGCGCGCCCGGGGCGGGACGCCCGGCCCCGCCGAAGAGCCTGCCGGGTGACCTCTGA
- a CDS encoding response regulator transcription factor: MLDVRILLAEDVHMIRGALVALLQLEPDLHVVAAVDRGDTIVPTALVSKPDVAVIDVDLPGIDGLTAAAELHEQLPSCRTLILTSLGRPGTLRRALSAHVSGFLLKDSPPDQLALAVRSVATGRRVVDPQLALTAWDSPENPLSPRELEVLRLAARGADAAEIAGCLYLSKGTVRNYLTAIVGKLGARNRIDAMRIAEDAGWLP; encoded by the coding sequence ATGCTGGATGTGAGAATCCTCCTCGCCGAGGATGTCCACATGATCCGTGGCGCGCTCGTGGCGCTGCTCCAGCTGGAGCCGGATCTGCACGTCGTCGCGGCCGTGGACCGCGGCGACACGATCGTGCCGACGGCGCTCGTGTCCAAACCGGACGTGGCCGTCATCGACGTCGATCTCCCCGGCATCGACGGGCTCACGGCGGCAGCCGAACTCCATGAACAGCTGCCCAGCTGCCGCACGCTGATCCTCACGAGCCTCGGGCGGCCCGGGACGCTGCGCCGCGCCCTGTCGGCCCACGTCTCGGGCTTCCTGCTCAAGGACTCCCCGCCGGACCAGCTCGCCCTGGCCGTACGGTCGGTGGCCACCGGGCGCCGGGTCGTGGATCCGCAACTCGCCCTGACCGCGTGGGACTCACCGGAGAATCCGCTGTCGCCCCGCGAGCTGGAGGTGCTGCGGCTCGCCGCCCGCGGCGCCGACGCCGCCGAGATCGCCGGCTGTCTCTACCTGTCCAAGGGCACGGTCCGCAACTACCTGACGGCGATCGTCGGCAAGCTCGGCGCCCGCAACCGCATCGACGCGATGCGCATCGCGGAGGACGCCGGCTGGCTGCCGTGA